The nucleotide window TCTGTTCATCCAGCTATCTACCATGTGCCCCTCCATACTGAAATGTCTATCTTATCCATGTCAAGGGAGTGGCATTTCTCTCCCCATAATGCCTTATCTTGTTTTTCATGTCAAAGTGACAACTTCTCATCTCTCTATGATGTCAGGTTTAATGCAAAGGAATGGGTATATATGTTCTAAAAAAAATAAGATGATCACCCTTGACCAAATGTAATAGTATTTCATTATTTCATTTTTCTCATGTATGTGATGGACAGCCGGCTGGATGTTGTAAAATATATATGGTTGTCGTGGAGATCATTAACAACAGAAACTTATTTGTCCCATGAGAAAGAAAGAGCTGATTGTGTTTTTAATTCATGTTGGTAAATTTAAAATGATGCTTGTGTATCTTTTTTAATCATGTGGTAACACATGGACAATTAACTATTTTTTAAATCCCGTAGCAACACTATGAGGAGAAGCTCGTGCGGGACAAGTAAAATAGGGATTTTTTTTCAGCTCCTTGCGTGGAGGTTACAATCATAAAGAATTGTATTACATGTGGCACCATTGTTTTTGCAATATATAGGCTTACAGTTGAAGGACGATACCGCCAAGGACGACACTTTAATGTCGGTATTTattttcacagtattgttatcttatcgtgcgatccgtgtatttttaatacaaaagtttagctgtcccgtagcaacgcacgagcacgAACCTAGTTAAAGAGGTGAATTTCTCTCCACCTATTTTTTTTTGTACAGTCCTCCCTAACTAACTCTATAAATGTAAAAATTGTCTAGAAGTCTCCCGTATTATATGTCCTCCCTAACTAACTCTATAAATGTGAAAACTATCTAGAAGTCTCATGTattatatatatgatatatgCACATAGATAAGGTTACCTTGAGTCCTAGAGAGCTACGAATACTAATCCAAATAGATCCTTTGATCTTGAACAACATAAATAGAAATCTTTATTcaaattgaaaaaaataaaaaaataaaaatcacaTAAAGCCTATCCTGAAGTTTCTTTGCATTTATCTTTTTTTCCGCTTTACCGTATCCGATTGGCTTCCATTTTTTCATGGTCCCCTTTTTCCATATCAGATTGCATCTGTCGTTAACTTCTGATTGATTTTTCCGTCCCTTTTTTCTTTTTAACATTAAATATTAAAAAGCAAACGatagatataataataatatGAGCAGTTGAAAGTCATCTCTTCCTTAAAAATAGAGATTTACACCAATAAAGTTATTGATGCAATTTTGATTAGAAACAAAACTTATTTTATTATAGTCTGATTTAGCCGATGATCCAAATAATTCAAAACAATTTGTTGTCTATATTAGTCTAAATAAATGCGTCTAATATGCATGTACCAATGTAATATTAAAGTGATGATATAAAATTAGCTTATACTATGAATGTCGTAGTTATCATAAAATTAATAAATTATAGCTTTAAAATTTTATAGAAAGAGTGAAACGTAAATATGTATCATTTCAGTTCTCGATTTCCATAAATATTTGATAGCTTGTTccacccgttgcaacgcacggacacatttgctagtaaataaataaataaaccgcACGGGACAATAAACAGAGGAAAACTCCTCGTCCATCCTTAGCTATTGCGGTAGTTTGATCTAATTAGAATTAGAAAATGGGCGTGGACGTCCAGACACTAGGCCTCCCGTCCTGACGTTTGCGCCGCTGCCCCTCATCCCGCGTCCCGCGCTTGCCTACCCACGTCTTGCTTACTGCGCCCACCGGCAAGTATGTGGGTCTGCTCATGCCAGTGGAGGCCGTCTCCGCCTTCACGCTCCTGACACCGAGGTGACACAGCATAAAAGACGAGGAGAGAGATGCAACACTCGATCTAATTTTAAAACATTTAGATGtaataattgcaacatacgtccaaaaagaaatgaaacatttgaaacattcgTCTGAAACACTTTCAAAAATatctgaaaaacacttgaaaccattgtaaacatccacaacatccagataaaacatttgcatcaTATGTGTGAAAAATATGCAACGTCCAGATAAACACACATGTAACATGCgtcgaaaaaacagatgaaacattgagaacaagAGCTtccaacatatgtgtacaaccatttcaacaggtacaacatcccaatctacttgtgcgacatccgtatgaaacacttgcaacatacctctgaaatattcGAAATACTTGAAatagatgcttgcaacatgcagttTCAGCgcaaacatctccttgctgcttcgaAAAATGGACGCTCGTCGGTATGTGGAGTTCACCGGAGACAGCGGCCTCGCGCCGTGCCTGACAGGGACGGTAGCCGAGCGCCACGACTCGCAGGCGGCTATGCTCCTGGCAGGGCCGGCAACCGCGCCGCCGCGACTCGCATGCAGCCGCGCGCCGAAACCAGGAGAGGGCAGCCGCGTGCCACATCTGGAAGGGTTGGCAATCAAGTGTCGCATGCAGGAGCGGAGCCGAGCGCCCGCTTGCAGGAGCGGAGCCAGGCGTGTGggagttgattttgttttttaGGTGAGCGCCGCATGTAGCAGGGAGTGAAGCGCGACGTCCGACCTTTCAGATGGTAGCATTACCGTTCAAAAATTGCATATTCGCGTTGTTGAGCTTGATCACCTTCCACGCTACGTCGTCTTGGTGCCAGTGCGTAGTCTGTCTGATGGTTTTTTTCTCCAATGGTTTTTAAGATGGTTTCGGCTCGCATGGCGCTACGTCACCTGCCACGCTGGTGGTGGGTCACacgtaaggatgaaaacggtcagAAACGGTAAAAAAAAACTACTAAATTGTTTTCTACTTTTATATTTGAAATACGAAAatgaaagcgaaaacggtaaaatcggacacgaaaacgaacgcgaacttacgaattatcgagaatttcaaaaacgaaccaattcgagcggatttatatcgaacacggtcgatatacaaaaactcaatacggaataccgatccgtagaccaagtgcatgactaagtgcatacatgatcaagttcaagtgcatataataattaagagtaaaatgcaccacAGGTACTCAAACTATTGTGTGGTTTCCAAATAGGTACTCGAACTGAAAAACCTACCAACTAGGTACTGGATCTATATTTTTTGTCACCAACAGCACAAGATTAGGCCACGCAGGCAACAACAGCTTAGGTGGACAAGCCACGTAGGCACCAGCATCGCAATCGTCATGGGATTTTTGCTGAAACGCCCCCGCCGAACGTGGCCGGTCACTTCTTGGTCCCTAGGTGCAGTACGGCTGAAACCCCTCCCATCCCTGAAGTCTCCCGTGCCGGTCTTCTCTCTCTCGTATTCTCTCGATACACCGCCGCCGCCCGTGAAATCGCCGCCGCCCGGCCCTCCCAGTCTTGCCGCCACCGGCCCCTCCATTCTCACCGCCCCCTCCCCCACAATCTCATCGCCACCCGCCTCCCTCCAGTCTCGCCGCTACCCACCTCCCCATCTCGCTGCGTGCTCATGAGGGGTGTGCTTGGCGGGGGTCAGATGGGGGCAAGAGCGGCCTCGTGAGGGGCGCGGTCGCCACGCTCCGCGAGCGGGTGCCACGAGCAGGCCGAGGCCAAGGACATCATCGCCATCACAAGAATCAGGTGTGTTCGTGTGCCTCCCTCCATGGACAACAAGATTCTGGTAGTAATAAGGAAAATAAAGAGGTTTGGTTGAAGCCGTGGGAGGTGTGGCGCGATGCGGCACGGCACCATGGCCGGTCGCCGGCGATTGGAAGAGGAACCAGCACCTGTTTATGGTAAGTGCCGCAAACTTGGTGTGGTAGTACATGGATTTGATGCATAGATTGGGTTGTCAGGGCAAAGCACTGAACTTTAGGTTTATCTGAATGTTTAGggcctgatgatgacgagttcTCTGTGGAAATACACCATGGGGGATTTTTCTGTGGGTCTGGTAAAGATTAGATTTATCTTGATGGCAAGGTTGATTGGTTTGACCAtatcaaagagaagtattggcgTTTTTTCGCAGTTGATGAGATTAGTGTGATGTTAGGTTATGGACTTGACAATGTGGAGGTGTACTGGTTGTTGCCTGAGATGGTTGTGCCTACTGGTTTGAGAATTGTAGACTCAGATGCAGATACACAAATCATGAACCAATTTGCATATAAGATCAAAAACTTTGTGATGTACTTTGATATCTATAATTCATTTGACAAAGACATTGTGTTGAATCCAATTGGTACACTACCCAAAATGTTAAGTCCTAGGAAGGTGCCACCTGAAAGAGATGGTGtgggcaacaacaacaacagtgaCAATGATGGCAGTATAGATGGGTACTTCTTAGACAGTGactatgaagttgatgatgatgatgatgacctatTCTATGACAATGTTGATGATGGGGTGGTTGATGAGGGTGCAGCCAAGGGCATTGTAGTCAGCAAAGGGAAGAAGAGAAATGCTCCATATGGTAAAGAGAAGATGGCAACAGTTAGGGAATGGGATGAGCTATCATCTGATGAGGATGAGTTGGAGTTACCAGCTGAGGAAGAGGGCTAGGTTGGGATGAATTTGAAGACCTTCAGGCTAGAGGACCTGCAGAACCCTATTTTCAAAATTGGAATGAAGTTTGCATCAGTACAACTGCTAAGAAAGGCTATTACAGAATACAGTATCAAACATAGGGTGGAGATAAAGATGCCATGGAATGACAATACCAGAATCAAAGCTCATTGTGATGTTGGTTGTCCATGGTACTTGTATGCTTCATTTGATTCTAGGATGGAATGTTTCTTGATCAAATCTTATGTTGGTGATCACCATTGTCAGAAGAAATGGGTGCTTAAGAGGTGCACTGCAAAATGGCTAGCTAACAAGTACTTGGACAAGTTTAGGGCTGATGAGAAGATGAGCCTGACCAATTTTGGAAGGACAGTTCAGTTGGAGTTGAACTTGACCCCCTCTAGGATGAAGCTGAGTAGGGCAAGAAGGATGGCATGGAACATCATTTATGGAGATGAAGTGCAACAATTCAATCTTCTTTGGAACTATGGTCATGAACTCAGGAAGTCAAATCCAGGTAGTAGCTTCTTTCTGAACTTGCTTGATGGCTACTTCAGTTCACTTTATGTGTCTTTCGATGCTTGTAAGAGGGGTTTCCTCAGTGGATGCAGGCCAGTGATATGTCTAGATGGCTGCCACATCAATACTAAATTTGGGGGACAGCTACTCACTGTTGTAGGCATAGACCCAAATGATTTTATCTTTCCTGTAGCCATGGCAGTGGTAGAGGTAGAGTGTCTAGCATCATGGAAGTGGTTCCTAGAGACACTAAAATAGGATCTTGGCATAGACAACACCACTCCTTGGACCATAATGATAGATAAACAAAAAGGACTAATCCCTGCTGTCCAGCAAGTTTTCCCTGACTCTGAGCATAGGTTCTGTGTTAGGCATCTGTACTCAAACTTCCAAGGCCACTTCAAAGGGGAAAACTTGAAGAATGAACTGTGGGCATGTGCTAGAGCAAGTACAGTAACAAGGTGGAACCAGGAAATGGAGAAAATGAAAGTGCTCAACAAGGATGCCTATGCATGGTTAGAGAAGATGCCACCAAACACTTGGGTTAGAGCGTTTTTCAGTGAGTACCCAAAATGTGATATCCTGTTAAACAACACTTGTGAAGTTTTCAACAATTACATCTTGGAAGCTAGAAAACTACCTATCTTGACCATGATACAGAAGATCAAGTCCCAACTAATGATCAGGCATTACaataaacagaaagaagtgactgAGAAATGGGTAGGAATGGCCATATGCCCAAAGATCAGGAAAAAGTTAGCTAGGCATGCTGATTTCTCCAACACATGCTATCCTATACCAAGTGGGAATGGTATCTTTGAAGTTCATGACCGAGAGTGGCAGTATGTGGTTGATCTTATGGGCAAAAATTGTGAATGCAGAAGGTGGCAGTTGACAGGCATACCTTGCAGCCATGCCATTTCTTGTCTGAAGCATGAAAGAATCCTAGAAGATTCAGTGCTCCCAAATTGTTACTCCATTGATGCATTCAAAAATGCATATGGCTGCAACATATATCCATGTTCTGAAAAATCTTCCTGGGAGAATGTTGGAGGTCCAGAAGTGCAGCCACCTAAGTATGAGAAGAGGGTAGGCAGACCACCTAAGGCAAGAAAAAGGGCAGCACATGAAGTTCAAGGTCCTAATGGACCAAGGCTATCCAAACATGGAGTAATCATGCACTGCAGCCATTGTGGACAAACTGGTCATAACTCAGCTAGGTGTGAAGCAAAGAAGGCAGGCCTACCAGCTattaagaaaacaaaaaaaccaaCTAGAACTGCTACTACAACTACAACTGAGCTAGAGCAACAACCAAGTTATGAGGTGAGTCATTCCCAGGTATGTGCACAGCCACAACCATACATTTTACATGTGCAAATGTAACTATCTAACTTTATTATTGGTTTAGGAGGTGATTAACCTAGTTGAGGTACCAGTAATGTCCCAAGTAGAGAACCCCATGCTGTCacaactactagatgaggtaccAGTAATGTTCATTTCAGTTTCAGTCACAACCATTTATTACTGGCATATCACAAAACTGATGTAACCTATTGTATTCAGGCTTCACAAAACATGAGGCACATTCCATCTACTTCACCATTGCCAGACTCTACCTACATCATTTCCAATCTCCCACCAGCAAGGCATACTCCACTTACAACAGCAACAAAGACTGGAAGGACCTCAAGGACCAAGATAGTGAAGAACAACGGTGCTGCCCCTAGTAAGAAGACAGGTAAGACCAAGAGAGGTCAATCTGGACAGTAGGATAGCCCAGACAACACTTTACGTAGTCTTTTGTGTAGGAAATATAGTTGCCTTTTGTCCAGCAACTATACGTTGCCTTTTGTCCAGCAACTATAGTTGCCTTTTGTGTAGTGATCTCATATAGGTATAGATCATTTGCAGCAACTTGCTGTTTTCTTAGCATATGTAATGGAAGCAACAAAACAATTCCTagtttgctgatgacatcttggCTGTAATGACCACAACTGTGAAAATAAATGGTTTCTCAGTCAATATATGTCACTGTGAATGGATGGATGGTTCGGATGGTGTGTTCTCTTAGCATATAAAATGGGACCTATGAATGTGAATGGATGGTTAGGTTGGGTGGTTTTCTTAGCATATGTAATGATCTGTGAATGTGAATGGATGGTTTGGCTGGGGTTTTTAGCAAAATGGGCGTCCAGGGTGGCTTGGACATGAGCTGATGTTGCCTACGTGGCCAAGTTAGTACTGCTGGTGACCAAAAAATATAGATCGAGTACCTAGTAGGTAGGTTTTTCAGTTCGAGTACCTATTTAGAAACCACACAATAGTTTGAGTACCTATGGTGCATTTTACtcaataattaacaagtgcatattatagaaacatgaactcgaactgagtcagaataattttattaatctttttagaatagatgtagtattttattttaaagatttattcagatttttcttttgagtaacaaagatttattcggctgatgcaaaaactatcaaatgattgactttgcaggtgggggttaaatcgatgagcttgatgggctatggtCCAGGTGGactttcgtgtagatgctgctggtttcctgacatttagcaccatctcgtgaggtgaagagagatgaggctggtcATCGTCTATAAGAGAGGACAGCTGACCACCTGTAGAAAGAACATAGCTAcgtggtgaacaacctgtaattgggctgtatgacctgtgcagttggccaaattcagtttaaaccgaattttcaattcggaatatttcaaattaaaagtagaaaagtagaaaacggtcgaaaaatgtttaaaccgttttctacttttacatttgaaatacgaaacatctgaaatgcgaaagcgaaaacggtaaagtcggacaagaaaatgcggattcgatcggattaaatatagaaaacggtgcggttcggttcgggatatttccgttccgttttcatccttagtcaCACGTGTTAGTCTcatcacacacactctctctccttTCTTCCCTTAGCGCCCTGTGCATGCTGGCAGCTAGCTGAATGccaaaactaaaactaaaatcaaCGACAGCGCCGTCATTGTTGCCATCGATCCCGTTGGGCCATAGCGGACGCGGGGTCAAGTTGCGACCGGTGGGAGGAGGTCCTTAACAGACCTTACCCATCCATTGTCGTGGAGCTCCCCTTCACCGACCATGTAACCGACCTAGGCGCACAGTGCGTCGATGCCCTCGACTCACTGTCCTCCTTCATGGTTTTCGTCCAGTCCATCCTGTTGCTATGATTGTTGCTCGATGAGGCGCTCACCTCTAGCGTCATCATGGGCGATGCACTCTTATACTAGGCACGCAGAGAGGAGGACGCCTGGGCGGTTACAACGGCACACGTACCCACTGCCTTATACCCCCATAAACCCAACCAGCTCAAGCCCCCTTTTCCTCACGTTTGCCTCTATAACCTCGAGGACTCCTATCTAATGGTGACGGGCTCTACacccctctccctctccatctcCACGCTACCCACGCAGCTCTGGGCTGTGGCGGCGGTGCCAGCGGGCACACGCTTCACCGTGCGGGCTGATTATGGTGTGTGCCAAGATCCGGAACATCTTCTTGCCGGGGTTGAGCTCCAGTGCTCCACCATGACTGTGACTATGACATTGAATTTAATATTCCTATATAAAATATTAAGTTTATTTTTTCAACATTTTTATATATTATATTGAAtacttaattttttttgtttttgtataTTCTTTATATAAACTTTAATTTATTAGTCGCTTGAGAAATGTTATTATATATAATTGAAATAAttatttgtttatatattttcatACCAATATAATTATTGatcaaaatatttttttaataaataccTTGTTTTTTATGAGTCATATCTGTCTTCATGTGTTATATATACTTGTACTTTAATCTCTACCTGCATAGTACTTTTAATACTATTGATAAAAAGATAGATACTTGATCATAAATTAAATCGAGTAAATAACTTAACATGAATTTGAATCTGAACTATCCGTTTAAATGGGGAAATTTTCTCGTGTGGTCGAAAGTAAAACTCCCGTCTGCTTCCTCGTACCGTACAGGCGGAGCATGACCAAGTGTCCGAGATAAGCCCCGGATAAGCCCCCGATGGCCGATGTCGCCTCCTCTTACGTCGTTCTCCTCAGGATCATCGTGTCGGCGTTGCTCCTGGAGAGCGGCAAATTAAAAATGAGCAACTTTTCTCGAACGCCAACCTTAGCATCTACGCACGGACGGAGTGGCGGTGATAAGCCCGGATAAGCCCCCAATGTCCCCTCTCCTGCTGCTCCTCCCACTGCTCctcgccacggccacggccactgcCAAGACCACCGCAGTGGCGTCCGTGaccgcggcagcagcagcagcgcccaCCAGAGACGACAGGGGCGGCGGGCCTCCTGCTCCGCCGTCCCTGGTGCCGCCCGTGACGCCGCCGTGGCCGGAGCAGTTCCACGCGGTGGTGATCACGAACCTGAGTGCGCGCGGCGGCGGGCTGCAGCTGATCGACCTCTACTACGACTGGCCGCGCGGGCGGGACCTGAACATCGTCCACGACCAGCTCTCCCGCGAGCCGCAGTGGAACGTGGAGTGGGCCAACGGCACCGCCTTCCTGTTCGACGCCGCGTCCTGCGCCACCTTCCAGTTCGCCGTCGGCCTCCTGCCGCCAGACTGGAAAGCCCGCGGCGCCGCCTACCTGGGCCGCGACCGCGTCGACGGCTTCGACTGCCACGTCTGGTCCAACTTCGTCTTCGCCCGCTACTACGAGGACGTCGCCACCGGACGCCCCGTCAGCTGGAACTTCAATGGTACATGCGAATTCCAGTATCTTCGTTCAGTTTCTTGATTTAATTCGGAGATTGACATACATATGATGCAGGTGCAGAGCAGTGATGATTTCTGCTTTGTTGCTTTTCCAGGGATGCAGCGGCATGTGCTGAGCTTCGAGGCGGGGGAAGTGCTGCAGGACTCCTCCAAGTGGCAGGCACCGGCTTACTGCTTCACCAACAGCAATGGCGGCAGTAGGGCCAGCGCCGCTGCTTCGTCTTCCTGAGATCACGTCGCCGGGCGTCCGGAGTCCGGGCTCCACCTGCAGCTGGACGCTGCATAGTGCATATCATTTGACACTGTGAGCTCTCTTGAAGAAAGTCCATCTTGATGGGTGACTGAGGAGAGGCTTTCTGCAGTGACATGTCACATGTGTCTCAAGGGGGATGACGTGTGTACTATTAGTGGTCAGCAGCTCAACCAAAAGAATTAAACACGCAACGGTTACGGAGCGGCCTCAAATCACACGAAACTAACAAACAGAACCCCTTCTCGTTTTGATCTCTTGGTTTGGCTTTGATTGTTCGGCACTTGTTTATATTTGTAGCCTCGCCTTCTCCCCCTTCTCCACCGCAACAAACCAAACCTAGCCCACCCAAAAGAATTAAACACGCCTTATGGAGCAGCCTTAAATCAcacaaaacaaacaacaaaaactCTCCTCGTTTCGATCTCTCGGTTTGAATTTGGTTGTTTTGCAGTTGTTTATATTTGCCGCCTCGCCTTCTCCCCCTTCCCCACCACAACAAACCAAACCCAGCTCACCCAAAAGAATTAAACACGCAACCCTTACGCAGCGGCCTCAAATCACACGAAACAAACAAATAAAAACCCTCCTTGTTTCGATCTCTCGGTTTGGCTTTGGCTGTTTGGCACTTGTTTATATTTGTCGTCTCGCCTTCTTCCCCTTCCCCACCGCAACAAACCAAACCCAACCGCAACCGCAGTAGCAGTAGCGCAGAGGCAGAGCCGTCCATCTTCCTCCATGCCACCGCCGCCCCAAAACCCTACCCCTCGCCCTCCCTCCAGTCCCCCCGTCCCGACGCGACCAATTCTCCTCTATCCAGCACTGGTCCGGCGGCTTCCTGGCCCGGGCATGGATTTGCTGGCGTCCTTGGCCGTGCGAGAAGCGGTGTCTGTTCCCGGCGTTCCTCGCCATGTACGCTACCATCTACTGCATCAGCCAGCTCGTTGTGTTCTGATGGTGTGCGCCGCAGCAGCGCCTGGACGGTGCCAGCTGCCTCGTCTCGCTCTTCCACGGCACCCCCGCCATGCTGGCCGCTGGAGGGGC belongs to Miscanthus floridulus cultivar M001 chromosome 4, ASM1932011v1, whole genome shotgun sequence and includes:
- the LOC136551069 gene encoding uncharacterized protein At4g14100-like, with the translated sequence MSPLLLLLPLLLATATATAKTTAVASVTAAAAAAPTRDDRGGGPPAPPSLVPPVTPPWPEQFHAVVITNLSARGGGLQLIDLYYDWPRGRDLNIVHDQLSREPQWNVEWANGTAFLFDAASCATFQFAVGLLPPDWKARGAAYLGRDRVDGFDCHVWSNFVFARYYEDVATGRPVSWNFNGMQRHVLSFEAGEVLQDSSKWQAPAYCFTNSNGGSRASAAASSS